The following proteins are co-located in the Sporohalobacter salinus genome:
- a CDS encoding LysM peptidoglycan-binding domain-containing protein, with product MPTAPLGTFPYTVKPRDTLSKIAQRYNTTVSNILAFNSIPDPDIISVGQKIVIPESPPEAIIYTVQPNDTLYSIAQEYGTQIDTIIEFNYISNPDLIKPGQKLVVPVSLR from the coding sequence ATGCCTACTGCTCCATTAGGAACTTTTCCCTATACTGTAAAACCCAGGGATACTTTATCTAAAATTGCTCAAAGATATAATACAACAGTATCAAATATATTAGCTTTTAATTCTATTCCTGATCCAGATATTATTTCTGTTGGACAAAAGATTGTTATCCCTGAATCTCCTCCAGAAGCTATTATTTATACGGTCCAACCTAATGATACTCTTTATTCAATAGCCCAAGAATATGGTACACAAATAGATACTATTATAGAATTTAATTATATTTCTAATCCTGATTTAATTAAACCTGGTCAAAAATTAGTAGTTCCAGTTTCTCTACGTTAA